A portion of the Acidisoma sp. PAMC 29798 genome contains these proteins:
- the purL gene encoding phosphoribosylformylglycinamidine synthase subunit PurL, which translates to MSARIVDEKLAREFGLNAEEYARVLTIMDRTPSLTELGIFSVMWSEHCSYKSSRVWLKELPTKADWVVHGPGENAGVVDIGEGLTAIFKMESHNHPSFIEPYQGAATGVGGILRDVFTMGARPIANLNALRFGRPENPRTKRVVDGVVRGIGGYGNCVGVPTVGGEVNFHAAYDGNPLVNAMTVGIAPRDRIFLSAAAGIGNQVVYVGSKTGRDGIHGATMASAEFDANSEDKRPTVQVGDPFTEKLLIEACLELMGTDAIVAIQDMGAAGLTSSAVEMAGKGNVGIELDLDQVPQRETGMSAYEMMLSESQERMLIVLRPGAQEMAQAIFDKWDLDFAVIGHITDTGRIVVRHKGVLEADIALGPLADEAPLYRRPIVWPEPPVVLDHPAISSHVTLDAALLTLIACPDLCSRAWIWNQYDSAVGGQTVKRPGASDAAIVKIDGSQRALALTTDCTPRYCQADPKMGGMQAVAEAWRNITATGARPLAITDNMNFGNPEKPEIMGQFAAAIQGMAAACIALDFPVVSGNVSLYNETEGTGILPTPAIGGLGVIEDAAMARGIAICAGLDLVVIGETAGWLGQSLWLREIAGREEGAPPPVNLVAERRNGDFVRHQIAAGGIHACHDVSDGGLLIALAEMALAGDTGFALEDAPEGASPAAYWFGEDQSRYVLAAEDGTGILAAARAANIPAALLGRTGGNELTLPGGLSISLGAVRDAHVRFFAEWMA; encoded by the coding sequence ATGAGCGCGCGCATCGTCGACGAAAAGCTCGCCCGCGAATTCGGCCTCAATGCCGAGGAATATGCGCGCGTCCTGACCATCATGGACCGCACGCCCAGCCTGACCGAGCTTGGCATCTTCAGCGTCATGTGGTCGGAGCACTGCTCCTACAAATCTTCCCGCGTCTGGCTCAAGGAACTACCGACCAAGGCCGATTGGGTCGTGCATGGTCCCGGTGAGAATGCCGGTGTGGTCGATATCGGGGAGGGGCTGACCGCCATCTTCAAGATGGAGAGCCACAACCACCCGAGCTTCATAGAACCCTATCAGGGTGCGGCGACCGGTGTCGGCGGCATCCTGCGGGATGTCTTCACCATGGGCGCGCGCCCCATCGCCAACCTCAATGCGCTCCGCTTCGGGCGGCCCGAGAATCCCCGCACCAAGCGCGTCGTCGATGGCGTCGTGCGCGGCATCGGCGGGTATGGCAATTGCGTCGGCGTGCCGACCGTGGGCGGGGAGGTGAACTTCCACGCCGCCTATGACGGCAATCCGCTGGTCAATGCCATGACCGTGGGCATCGCCCCGCGCGACCGCATCTTTCTCTCGGCCGCCGCCGGCATCGGCAATCAGGTCGTCTACGTGGGATCCAAGACCGGGAGGGACGGCATTCATGGCGCGACCATGGCCTCGGCCGAGTTCGATGCGAATTCCGAGGATAAGCGCCCGACCGTGCAGGTCGGCGACCCCTTCACGGAAAAGCTGCTCATCGAGGCCTGCCTGGAGCTGATGGGCACGGACGCCATCGTCGCCATTCAGGACATGGGCGCGGCCGGGCTGACCAGCTCGGCGGTCGAGATGGCCGGCAAGGGCAATGTCGGCATCGAGCTCGACCTCGACCAGGTGCCGCAGCGCGAGACAGGCATGAGCGCCTATGAGATGATGCTGTCCGAAAGCCAGGAGCGCATGCTGATCGTGCTGCGCCCCGGCGCGCAGGAGATGGCGCAGGCGATCTTCGACAAATGGGACCTGGACTTCGCGGTCATCGGTCACATCACCGACACCGGCCGCATCGTCGTGCGCCACAAGGGTGTGCTCGAAGCGGATATCGCTCTTGGGCCGCTGGCCGATGAGGCGCCGCTGTATCGCCGGCCTATCGTCTGGCCGGAACCCCCGGTGGTGCTGGATCATCCGGCGATTTCTAGCCACGTGACGCTGGACGCGGCGCTGCTGACTCTGATCGCCTGTCCGGATCTGTGTTCCCGCGCCTGGATTTGGAATCAGTATGACAGCGCCGTCGGCGGCCAGACCGTCAAGCGCCCCGGCGCCTCGGATGCCGCCATCGTCAAGATCGACGGCTCGCAGCGGGCCCTGGCGCTGACCACGGATTGCACGCCGCGCTATTGCCAGGCCGATCCCAAGATGGGCGGCATGCAAGCGGTGGCGGAAGCCTGGCGCAACATTACCGCAACGGGCGCGCGTCCGCTCGCCATCACCGACAACATGAACTTCGGCAATCCCGAAAAGCCCGAAATCATGGGCCAGTTCGCCGCTGCCATCCAAGGCATGGCGGCGGCTTGCATCGCGCTGGACTTCCCGGTCGTGTCCGGAAATGTGAGCCTTTACAATGAGACGGAGGGCACCGGCATCCTGCCGACGCCGGCCATCGGCGGCTTGGGCGTGATCGAGGATGCGGCCATGGCGCGCGGCATCGCGATTTGTGCGGGCCTCGATCTAGTCGTGATCGGGGAGACGGCGGGCTGGCTCGGCCAATCCTTGTGGCTGCGCGAAATCGCGGGCCGGGAGGAGGGCGCGCCGCCGCCCGTCAATCTCGTCGCTGAGCGGCGCAACGGGGATTTCGTTCGCCATCAGATCGCGGCCGGCGGCATCCATGCCTGTCATGACGTCTCGGATGGCGGGCTGCTCATTGCCTTGGCCGAGATGGCGCTGGCCGGCGACACCGGCTTCGCCCTCGAAGACGCGCCCGAAGGCGCCTCGCCCGCTGCCTATTGGTTCGGCGAAGACCAGTCCCGCTACGTTTTGGCGGCCGAAGATGGCACGGGCATCCTGGCCGCCGCGCGCGCGGCCAATATTCCGGCGGCTTTGCTGGGCCGCACCGGCGGGAATGAATTGACATTACCCGGGGGGCTTTCGATATCCTTGGGCGCAGTGCGGGATGCGCATGTGCGCTTCTTCGCGGAGTGGATGGCCTGA
- a CDS encoding BolA family protein, translating into MAMSAGAIENLIKTAIPDARVTVEDLAGDGDHYAATVVSEQFRGMSRLKQHQMIYAALQGRMGGELHALALQTSAPE; encoded by the coding sequence ATGGCGATGTCAGCCGGCGCGATCGAGAACCTGATCAAGACCGCCATTCCCGATGCGCGGGTGACGGTCGAGGATTTGGCGGGTGATGGTGACCATTACGCTGCTACAGTGGTGAGTGAGCAATTCCGCGGCATGTCGCGGCTGAAACAACATCAGATGATCTACGCGGCGCTTCAGGGGCGCATGGGCGGGGAGCTTCACGCCCTCGCCCTGCAAACCTCAGCGCCCGAATAA
- the grxD gene encoding Grx4 family monothiol glutaredoxin, which translates to MSQSLVAERIQADITGNPVMLYMKGTAMFPQCGFSARVVQILSHLNVPFKTANVLEDPELRDGIKAFSNWPTVPQLYVKGEFVGGCDIITEMYQTGELSTLLAEQGIPHSVAA; encoded by the coding sequence ATGTCTCAGAGCCTTGTCGCCGAGCGTATCCAAGCCGACATCACCGGGAATCCGGTCATGCTGTATATGAAGGGCACGGCGATGTTTCCGCAGTGCGGTTTTTCGGCGCGGGTCGTGCAGATCCTCAGCCACCTCAACGTCCCCTTCAAGACCGCCAATGTGCTTGAGGACCCCGAGCTGCGGGACGGCATCAAGGCGTTCTCCAACTGGCCGACGGTGCCCCAGCTTTACGTCAAGGGTGAGTTCGTTGGCGGCTGCGATATCATCACGGAAATGTACCAGACCGGCGAGTTGAGCACTCTCCTCGCCGAGCAGGGCATTCCGCACTCCGTCGCCGCCTAA
- a CDS encoding glycosyltransferase family 2 protein, producing the protein MRVAVVIAARDVAPFIGAAVGSVLGQSHTDLTLTVVDDGSRDETAPLVAAFPDARLRLVRQTNHGTSATRNRGALDAGETDAFLFLDGDDWLAPDAVSRLVRALRSDPAAVAAHAAFAFVGETATASAPGPLDRRRAPRARDLLPRLVVGNVFANGGHVLIRADAWRAAGPFSTTLSYGEDWEFWLRLALQGPFAAISGTPALFVRRRAGSKMHGGATLPQTYRPVLEAIRSNPRIAARLGGGRFARLCRRAEAEFAWTMGRELLRRDRVREAWAPLCRGVFGRPRPLRLMLLAMVAVKRLRKP; encoded by the coding sequence GTGCGGGTCGCGGTTGTCATCGCGGCCCGCGACGTCGCGCCATTCATCGGCGCGGCGGTTGGTTCGGTGCTCGGGCAGAGCCATACCGATCTCACGTTGACTGTCGTCGATGACGGGTCGCGTGACGAGACGGCCCCACTCGTCGCGGCCTTCCCGGATGCGCGTCTGCGGCTGGTGCGGCAGACCAATCATGGAACCTCCGCCACCCGCAATCGCGGCGCCCTGGACGCGGGTGAAACGGATGCTTTCCTGTTCCTCGACGGCGATGATTGGCTGGCGCCAGACGCCGTCTCCCGCCTCGTGCGCGCTTTGCGGAGTGATCCGGCAGCGGTCGCGGCCCATGCGGCCTTCGCCTTTGTGGGTGAAACCGCGACCGCGAGCGCGCCGGGCCCGCTTGACCGCCGCCGGGCACCGCGCGCCCGGGATTTGCTGCCGCGTCTTGTGGTGGGCAATGTCTTCGCCAATGGCGGTCATGTTCTCATCCGGGCCGACGCCTGGCGCGCTGCCGGGCCGTTTTCCACGACACTGAGCTATGGCGAGGATTGGGAGTTCTGGCTGCGGCTCGCACTTCAGGGGCCCTTCGCCGCCATCAGCGGCACGCCGGCACTGTTCGTGCGCCGCCGCGCCGGCAGCAAGATGCATGGCGGCGCGACCTTGCCGCAGACCTATCGGCCCGTGTTGGAGGCGATCCGGTCCAATCCCAGGATTGCGGCGCGGCTCGGCGGTGGTCGGTTCGCGCGTCTGTGTCGGCGGGCGGAGGCGGAGTTCGCCTGGACGATGGGGCGCGAATTGCTGCGACGAGACCGGGTGCGCGAGGCCTGGGCGCCGTTATGCCGTGGCGTTTTCGGCCGACCCCGGCCACTTCGGCTGATGCTGCTGGCGATGGTAGCGGTGAAGCGCCTGCGAAAACCCTAA
- a CDS encoding VOC family protein, translating to MSQKLSLITLLVRDYDEAIGFYVGTLGFELREDTTLTAEKRWVVVVPPGGSGGLLLARAVGDRQRAAVGDQSGGRVFLFLETDDFARDHSAYIERGVRFIEPPRIEPYGSVAVFEDICGNRWDLVQLRRAS from the coding sequence GTGTCTCAAAAGCTGAGCCTGATCACCCTCCTCGTCAGAGATTACGATGAAGCGATCGGCTTCTATGTCGGGACGCTCGGCTTTGAGCTTCGCGAGGACACCACGCTCACCGCTGAAAAGCGCTGGGTCGTGGTCGTGCCGCCGGGCGGTTCTGGCGGCCTCCTCCTGGCACGGGCTGTCGGGGACCGGCAGCGTGCGGCTGTCGGCGATCAGAGTGGAGGGCGCGTGTTCCTTTTCCTCGAAACGGACGACTTCGCCCGCGATCACTCTGCCTACATCGAAAGAGGGGTTCGGTTCATCGAACCACCACGGATCGAGCCTTATGGATCAGTGGCTGTGTTCGAGGACATTTGTGGCAACCGGTGGGACTTGGTCCAGCTTAGACGAGCTTCGTAG
- a CDS encoding carbohydrate kinase family protein, which yields MKMGYDVVSSGELLIDMVPLTALGGGLNFAAKPGGAPGNAAVGLAKLGRSVAMLSKVGDDAFGRLLTGTIAASGASIEAIVVSQEFRTGLAVVTLDPQGDRDFLFYRENCADVMFTPEEVRDDLIQAARIFHVNSLVLASPVSASAQRHAVRVAQAAGILISVDPNLRPLLWASREAMIAAAREVIAVANILKIGQDELQIITGIDDPRAAIESLWHSGLHVVAITRGSAGATILTRDVEVSAPGIAVKVVDTTGCGDSFMAAFLTGLLESDLNLSAETLGRIAHFACAAGAITATAPGGMDAMPTRSEVDLFLARQTSPL from the coding sequence ATGAAGATGGGCTACGATGTCGTTTCCTCGGGCGAACTGCTGATCGACATGGTGCCGCTCACCGCTCTCGGTGGCGGCCTGAACTTTGCCGCCAAGCCGGGCGGGGCACCGGGCAATGCCGCCGTCGGTCTCGCTAAGCTGGGTCGATCCGTCGCCATGCTGAGCAAAGTCGGCGATGACGCCTTCGGGCGGCTCCTGACCGGGACAATCGCCGCATCCGGCGCCTCCATCGAGGCCATCGTCGTCTCGCAGGAGTTCCGCACCGGCCTCGCCGTCGTCACGCTCGACCCCCAGGGTGACCGCGACTTCCTGTTCTATCGCGAGAACTGCGCGGATGTGATGTTCACGCCGGAGGAGGTCCGTGACGACCTGATCCAGGCGGCGCGCATCTTCCACGTCAACAGCCTGGTTCTCGCGAGCCCGGTTTCGGCCTCGGCGCAGCGGCACGCCGTGCGTGTGGCACAGGCCGCCGGCATCCTGATTTCTGTCGACCCCAACCTTCGCCCGCTGCTCTGGGCGTCGCGTGAGGCGATGATCGCCGCAGCCCGCGAAGTGATCGCCGTCGCCAATATCCTCAAGATCGGGCAGGACGAGCTGCAGATCATCACCGGCATCGATGACCCACGCGCCGCCATCGAGTCTCTCTGGCACAGCGGCCTGCACGTGGTTGCCATCACCCGCGGATCGGCCGGTGCCACCATCCTGACGCGCGATGTTGAGGTCAGTGCCCCCGGCATCGCCGTGAAGGTGGTCGATACCACCGGCTGCGGCGACAGCTTTATGGCGGCCTTCCTGACCGGATTGCTCGAGTCGGACCTTAATCTTTCGGCCGAGACTTTGGGTCGGATCGCCCATTTCGCGTGTGCGGCGGGGGCCATCACGGCCACCGCGCCGGGCGGAATGGATGCGATGCCGACCCGGTCCGAGGTCGATCTGTTTCTGGCGCGCCAGACCTCGCCGCTCTAA
- the dksA gene encoding RNA polymerase-binding protein DksA, producing the protein MVTLPPDYRPSEDEDFMNPRQVEYFRRKLIRWQDDLLREANGTLLSLSEGGIMEADITDRASVETDRALELRTRDRARKLISKIDQALQRIETGAYGYCEDTGEPIGLRRLEARPIATLSIEAQERHERMERVHRDD; encoded by the coding sequence ATGGTTACGCTGCCACCCGACTACCGTCCGTCAGAGGACGAAGATTTCATGAATCCCCGCCAGGTCGAGTATTTTCGCCGCAAGCTTATTCGGTGGCAGGACGATCTGTTGAGGGAGGCGAACGGCACCCTTCTCAGCCTTTCCGAAGGCGGCATCATGGAAGCCGACATCACCGATCGGGCGAGTGTGGAAACCGATCGGGCCTTGGAACTGCGCACCCGGGACCGGGCCCGCAAGCTGATTTCCAAGATCGATCAGGCCCTTCAGCGGATCGAGACCGGCGCGTACGGCTATTGCGAAGATACCGGCGAGCCGATCGGCCTGCGCCGTTTGGAGGCGCGACCGATCGCGACCCTGTCGATCGAGGCGCAGGAGCGTCACGAACGGATGGAACGCGTCCACCGCGACGACTGA
- the secG gene encoding preprotein translocase subunit SecG has protein sequence MFNVLLVVHVLVTLALIGAVLIQRSEGGGLGIGGGQGMGSFMTGRGTANLLTRTTAILATVFLSLSLVLALMSRGSSGGINSIFNPAPHTTTAPAMMAPAKPSAPAVPAPPSTP, from the coding sequence ATGTTCAACGTGCTGCTGGTCGTCCATGTCCTCGTTACCCTGGCGCTGATCGGCGCCGTGCTGATCCAGCGCAGCGAGGGCGGCGGCCTTGGCATCGGCGGCGGCCAGGGCATGGGCAGCTTCATGACCGGGCGCGGCACGGCCAATCTGTTGACGCGCACCACGGCGATTCTCGCCACCGTATTCCTGTCGTTGTCGCTGGTTCTGGCCCTGATGAGCCGTGGATCCTCGGGTGGCATCAACTCCATCTTCAATCCGGCGCCGCACACCACGACCGCGCCGGCGATGATGGCGCCGGCCAAACCGAGCGCGCCGGCCGTGCCCGCTCCGCCCTCGACCCCGTAA
- a CDS encoding CTP synthase: MTRFIFVTGGVVSSLGKGLAAAALGALLQARGYSVRLRKLDPYLNVDPGTMSPYQHGEVFVTDDGAETDLDLGHYERFTGVHATKADNATTGRIYADVIARERRGDYLGGTVQVIPHITDAIKEVIVRQTDGLDFAIIEIGGTVGDIESLPFLEAIRQLGNELGPERVMFVHLTLVPYIASAGELKTKPTQHSVKELLNVGIQPQMLLCRCDRPIPDNERRKIALFCNVRTEAVIPALDVDSIYAVPGSYHAEGMDREVLRHFRLPIDPPPDLSRWVSIMDAITKPEGEVRIAIVGKYTNLLDSYKSLAEALAHGGISHRVKVRLEWVDSQVFEQPDTVQRLEDVHGILVPGGFGERGTEGKIEAVRFARERKLPFFGICFGMQMAVIEAARNLAGLPNASSTEFGPTDTPIVGLLTEWAQGNELVRREAGGDLGGTMRLGSYPASLAAGSLVRQVYDGAASIEERHRHRFEVNVHYRAQLEAVGLRFSGLSPDGILPEIIEYPDHPWFIGVQYHPELKSKPFDPHPLFRGFIGACVRQARLV, from the coding sequence ATGACGCGATTCATCTTCGTGACGGGCGGCGTGGTTTCCTCTCTTGGAAAGGGCTTGGCGGCAGCGGCGCTCGGCGCGCTGCTTCAGGCGCGCGGCTATTCCGTGCGGCTGCGCAAGCTCGACCCCTATCTCAATGTCGATCCGGGCACGATGAGCCCTTATCAGCACGGCGAGGTCTTCGTGACCGACGACGGCGCGGAGACGGATCTGGACCTCGGCCATTACGAGCGCTTCACCGGCGTTCACGCGACCAAGGCCGATAACGCCACCACAGGTCGCATCTATGCGGATGTGATCGCACGGGAGCGGCGGGGCGATTACCTCGGCGGCACCGTGCAGGTCATTCCCCATATCACTGACGCCATCAAGGAAGTCATCGTTCGCCAGACCGATGGCCTGGACTTTGCGATCATCGAAATCGGCGGCACCGTCGGCGATATCGAAAGCCTGCCGTTCCTGGAGGCGATCCGCCAGCTCGGCAACGAGCTGGGGCCGGAGCGGGTGATGTTCGTCCACCTGACGCTGGTGCCCTATATCGCCTCGGCGGGGGAGTTGAAGACCAAGCCGACGCAGCATTCGGTGAAGGAGCTTCTGAACGTCGGCATCCAGCCGCAGATGCTGCTCTGCCGCTGCGATCGGCCGATCCCCGACAATGAGCGCCGCAAGATCGCGCTGTTCTGCAACGTCCGCACCGAGGCCGTGATTCCGGCGCTGGATGTGGACAGCATCTATGCCGTGCCCGGCAGCTATCATGCCGAGGGCATGGACCGGGAGGTGCTGCGCCACTTCCGGCTGCCCATCGATCCGCCGCCCGACCTGTCGCGCTGGGTGTCGATCATGGATGCCATTACCAAGCCGGAAGGCGAGGTCCGCATCGCGATCGTCGGCAAATATACCAACCTGCTCGACAGCTATAAGTCCCTGGCCGAGGCGCTCGCCCATGGCGGCATCAGCCACCGGGTGAAGGTTCGCCTGGAATGGGTGGATAGCCAGGTTTTCGAGCAGCCCGACACGGTGCAGCGACTCGAGGATGTCCATGGCATTTTGGTGCCTGGCGGTTTTGGGGAGCGGGGAACCGAAGGCAAGATAGAGGCGGTGCGCTTCGCGCGGGAACGCAAGCTGCCGTTTTTCGGCATCTGCTTCGGCATGCAGATGGCGGTGATCGAAGCGGCGCGGAATTTGGCGGGCCTGCCCAATGCCTCCTCCACCGAATTCGGACCGACCGATACGCCGATCGTCGGTCTGCTGACAGAATGGGCCCAAGGCAACGAGCTGGTGCGGCGCGAGGCCGGCGGCGACCTGGGCGGCACCATGCGGCTGGGCTCGTACCCGGCCAGCCTCGCGGCGGGATCGCTGGTGCGGCAGGTCTATGACGGCGCGGCCTCGATCGAGGAACGGCATCGCCATCGCTTCGAGGTCAATGTCCATTACCGCGCGCAGCTGGAGGCGGTGGGCCTGCGCTTTTCGGGCCTCTCGCCCGATGGGATTCTGCCTGAAATCATCGAATACCCAGACCATCCCTGGTTCATCGGCGTCCAATATCACCCCGAACTGAAGTCCAAGCCTTTCGATCCGCATCCCTTGTTTCGTGGTTTCATCGGCGCCTGCGTGCGCCAAGCCAGGCTAGTGTAA
- the kdsA gene encoding 3-deoxy-8-phosphooctulonate synthase — MAHVQIGPVTVGNDLPFVLIGGPCQIESEAHALEVAEELVGICAKLGIPLIYKSSFDKANRTSGGAERGIGLTKGLAILAEVRARFGCPVLTDVHDAHQCAEVAESVDVLQIPAFLCRQTDLLIAAGETGAAINIKKGQFLAPWDMKHVAAKIASTGNERIMLTDRGTSFGYNTLVTDFRGLPEMARTGYPIVFDATHSVQQPGGQGGSSGGQREYAPILARAALAVGCAAIFMETHPDPDHAPSDGPNMIPIAEMPAVLAKLQAYDQLSKRAA; from the coding sequence ATGGCGCATGTTCAGATCGGGCCGGTGACGGTCGGCAACGACCTGCCCTTCGTCCTCATCGGCGGTCCCTGCCAAATCGAGTCTGAGGCCCATGCTTTGGAGGTGGCCGAGGAACTGGTCGGCATCTGTGCCAAGCTCGGCATTCCGCTCATTTACAAAAGCAGCTTCGACAAGGCGAACCGCACCTCGGGCGGCGCCGAGCGTGGCATCGGCCTGACCAAGGGCCTGGCCATTCTGGCCGAGGTTCGGGCGCGCTTCGGTTGCCCGGTGCTGACGGATGTGCATGACGCGCATCAATGCGCCGAAGTGGCCGAATCCGTGGATGTGTTGCAGATCCCGGCCTTCCTCTGCCGGCAGACCGATCTGTTGATCGCGGCCGGGGAGACGGGCGCCGCCATCAATATCAAGAAGGGCCAGTTCCTGGCCCCTTGGGACATGAAGCATGTCGCCGCCAAGATCGCGAGCACGGGCAATGAGCGCATCATGCTCACCGATCGTGGCACGAGCTTCGGCTATAATACGTTGGTGACCGATTTCCGGGGCCTGCCCGAGATGGCGCGCACCGGCTACCCCATCGTTTTCGACGCCACCCATTCCGTGCAGCAGCCGGGCGGGCAGGGCGGCTCCTCCGGCGGTCAGCGCGAATACGCGCCGATCTTGGCGCGTGCTGCCTTGGCCGTGGGGTGTGCGGCGATCTTCATGGAGACGCACCCAGACCCCGACCACGCGCCATCGGACGGGCCGAACATGATTCCGATCGCCGAAATGCCGGCGGTTCTGGCCAAGCTTCAGGCCTACGACCAGCTTTCGAAGAGAGCGGCTTAG
- a CDS encoding DUF2283 domain-containing protein, with the protein MPTPCSFAPEGATTVETAEIAPGIMFDYDAAGKVIGIEVLDVGSRVTQNALSIAAE; encoded by the coding sequence TTGCCGACGCCATGTTCATTTGCTCCTGAAGGCGCGACCACCGTCGAAACGGCCGAGATCGCACCAGGCATCATGTTCGACTATGACGCTGCGGGCAAAGTGATCGGCATCGAGGTTTTGGACGTCGGCAGCCGCGTGACCCAGAACGCCCTCAGCATCGCCGCAGAATAG
- a CDS encoding YihY/virulence factor BrkB family protein, producing the protein MAFWTGHSKRAFAGWQMTKDTINGFMEDNCLSRGASIAYFTIFSLAPILLVVIAIAGFVFGEDAARGVLFGKLKGMLGPDAAGLVQSMIQSASNKKSGIIATVVSIVMLLVTASGVFGELQSSLNAIWKADPSAHGTVTRMLKARAQSLGLIVTLGFLMLVTLAISAAISAAWNHIDQVVPGASSLLRIVNFLVSFCVTTVLFGAVYKVLPDKRIEWRDVFIGSVFTALLYTIGKTIIARYIGSSSVGSSYGAASALVVLLLWVYYSAQIFLLGAEFTKVYAYRHGSRRPVTPGRGFWNRFRPQPIMQPIMQPVPPKEPDPSKPE; encoded by the coding sequence ATGGCGTTTTGGACCGGACATAGCAAGCGGGCCTTCGCCGGCTGGCAGATGACCAAGGACACGATCAATGGCTTCATGGAGGATAACTGCCTCAGCCGAGGCGCCTCCATCGCCTATTTCACCATCTTCTCCCTCGCACCCATCCTGCTGGTGGTGATTGCGATCGCGGGCTTCGTGTTTGGGGAGGATGCCGCGCGCGGCGTGTTGTTCGGCAAGCTCAAGGGCATGCTGGGGCCAGATGCGGCGGGGCTGGTGCAATCGATGATCCAAAGTGCGTCGAACAAGAAATCCGGCATCATCGCGACCGTTGTTTCCATTGTCATGCTGCTCGTGACGGCGAGCGGCGTCTTCGGGGAGCTGCAAAGTTCCCTCAATGCCATCTGGAAGGCCGATCCCTCCGCCCATGGCACCGTGACGCGCATGCTGAAGGCGCGGGCGCAAAGCTTGGGCCTGATCGTAACGCTCGGATTCCTCATGCTGGTGACGCTCGCGATCAGTGCCGCGATCAGCGCCGCCTGGAATCACATCGATCAGGTGGTGCCTGGCGCAAGTTCTCTGCTGCGGATCGTGAATTTCCTGGTGTCCTTCTGTGTCACCACCGTGCTGTTCGGCGCGGTCTATAAGGTGCTGCCGGACAAGCGGATCGAGTGGCGGGACGTCTTCATCGGCTCGGTCTTCACCGCGCTGCTCTATACGATCGGCAAGACCATCATCGCCCGCTACATCGGCAGCAGCAGCGTCGGGTCATCCTATGGCGCGGCGAGCGCGCTCGTGGTGCTGCTGCTCTGGGTCTATTACTCCGCCCAGATTTTCCTGCTCGGGGCCGAGTTCACCAAGGTCTATGCCTATCGGCACGGCAGCCGCAGACCGGTCACGCCAGGGCGGGGTTTCTGGAACCGCTTTCGGCCTCAGCCGATTATGCAGCCGATCATGCAACCAGTGCCCCCGAAGGAACCGGACCCTTCGAAGCCCGAGTGA